The Brevibacillus brevis genome contains a region encoding:
- a CDS encoding ABC transporter ATP-binding protein — translation MSHPVLQIENLQTHFFTDRGQIPAVDGVTITVQKGEVVGIVGESGCGKSVTSLSVMKLVPNPPGRIVGGSIKFKGEDLVSVDEKRMRDIRGNEIAMIFQEPMTSLNPVFTIGDQIGESVRLHTKASKKDARARAIEMLKKVGIPRAEAIVDEYPHQLSGGMRQRVMIAMAMACNPALLIADEPTTALDVTIQAQILDLMRQLNREADTAILLITHDLGVVAEMCHRVVVMYAGNVIEQGDVRTILKSPKHPYTIGLLNSLPKLEGSQERLYSIPGNVPIPGSLTVGCRFAPRCDKVSDRCRNEMPELKMVGDNHLSRCWLTE, via the coding sequence GTGTCACATCCTGTCCTACAAATCGAAAACCTGCAAACGCACTTTTTCACGGACCGCGGCCAAATCCCTGCCGTTGATGGCGTGACGATCACGGTACAAAAAGGAGAAGTAGTCGGTATCGTAGGCGAATCCGGCTGCGGAAAGAGCGTTACCTCCCTTTCCGTTATGAAGCTTGTACCCAATCCCCCAGGGAGAATCGTGGGAGGCTCGATTAAATTCAAGGGGGAGGACCTCGTATCTGTTGACGAAAAGCGTATGAGAGACATCCGCGGGAATGAAATTGCGATGATCTTTCAGGAGCCGATGACGTCTTTAAATCCGGTGTTTACGATTGGAGACCAGATAGGAGAATCAGTCCGATTACATACGAAGGCGAGCAAAAAGGACGCAAGAGCACGTGCTATTGAGATGTTGAAAAAAGTCGGAATTCCTCGAGCGGAAGCGATCGTCGATGAATACCCGCACCAGCTTTCCGGGGGTATGCGGCAGCGTGTCATGATTGCGATGGCAATGGCTTGCAATCCAGCGCTTTTGATTGCAGACGAGCCTACCACTGCGCTCGACGTGACGATTCAAGCGCAGATTTTGGACCTGATGCGTCAACTCAACCGGGAAGCAGACACAGCCATTCTCCTCATTACCCACGATCTTGGGGTCGTTGCGGAAATGTGTCATCGCGTTGTGGTGATGTACGCGGGCAACGTGATCGAACAAGGCGATGTCCGTACGATCTTAAAAAGTCCGAAGCATCCTTATACGATCGGCTTGTTGAATTCGCTGCCGAAGCTGGAAGGATCACAGGAGCGTCTCTATTCGATTCCAGGCAACGTCCCGATCCCGGGTTCGCTTACTGTCGGATGCCGTTTTGCACCCAGATGCGATAAAGTATCAGACCGATGCCGCAATGAGATGCCAGAATTAAAAATGGTAGGGGACAATCATCTTTCCCGCTGCTGGCTGACCGAATAA
- the spoIIP gene encoding stage II sporulation protein P has product MATLIQRQFVVLSFITAFLFVMTGVFSLGGNRIAISSSAIQQAASHISSLAILGWMGQEIPVLSETVQAQADDRTNSVTGFLFRLATNIQPGDLRSLLGRELPGMVTTEDARFVVQGKGASLADFYVEYPAHPRQVADQSQVVPIVEPKPEDTTKSGETKPTPVPNSITNGKKIVYVYNSHNRESWFSETKPVGTSVDHPTRNISLISKHLAEALNDRGIGSDVSNDDIYQQLLNKKMHYSFSYAESLQVVKAATEKNKELYYFFDLHRDTAPRERTTVTIKGKTYGRVLFVIGKRNKSYEKNEAFATELHELMEKMYPELSRGVMEKGAKTDHGEYNQSLSPGSLLIEIGGTENSVQESMNTAEALADVFTAYYQQAEKVGKTVSDEPAKR; this is encoded by the coding sequence ATGGCGACCCTCATTCAACGCCAATTCGTTGTTCTTTCCTTTATAACCGCCTTCCTGTTTGTCATGACAGGGGTATTTTCGCTAGGCGGAAACCGAATCGCAATTTCTTCCTCCGCTATACAACAGGCCGCTTCTCATATTTCCAGTCTGGCAATTTTGGGGTGGATGGGGCAGGAAATTCCGGTTTTGTCCGAAACGGTGCAAGCACAGGCTGATGATCGCACGAATAGCGTAACGGGTTTTCTCTTTCGCTTGGCAACCAATATACAGCCGGGAGACTTGCGCAGCTTGCTGGGCAGGGAGCTTCCGGGAATGGTAACGACAGAGGATGCCAGGTTCGTCGTGCAGGGAAAAGGAGCTTCTCTCGCAGATTTTTATGTGGAGTATCCCGCCCATCCGAGACAGGTAGCGGATCAATCGCAAGTAGTTCCAATCGTAGAACCAAAGCCGGAGGATACCACGAAGTCAGGCGAAACGAAGCCAACTCCTGTGCCTAATTCAATCACGAACGGCAAAAAAATCGTGTACGTCTACAACTCGCACAATCGGGAATCGTGGTTTAGTGAGACGAAGCCAGTGGGAACCTCCGTTGATCATCCTACGAGAAATATATCGTTAATCAGCAAGCATTTAGCAGAAGCGTTGAATGACAGAGGAATTGGTTCAGATGTGAGTAACGACGACATCTATCAGCAGCTGTTGAACAAAAAAATGCATTACTCCTTCTCCTACGCGGAATCTTTGCAAGTGGTCAAAGCGGCAACGGAGAAAAATAAGGAACTGTACTACTTTTTCGATCTGCATCGAGACACAGCGCCACGAGAGCGTACGACGGTCACGATCAAAGGAAAAACGTATGGAAGAGTATTATTCGTCATCGGAAAAAGAAACAAAAGCTACGAGAAAAATGAAGCATTTGCGACGGAACTTCATGAGTTGATGGAAAAAATGTACCCAGAGCTTTCGCGTGGCGTGATGGAAAAAGGCGCAAAAACGGATCATGGCGAGTATAATCAGTCCCTCTCCCCGGGAAGTCTGTTAATAGAAATAGGTGGTACGGAAAACAGCGTGCAGGAAAGCATGAATACAGCAGAAGCATTGGCTGATGTTTTCACAGCCTATTATCAGCAAGCTGAAAAAGTAGGCAAAACAGTTTCTGACGAGCCTGCAAAGAGGTGA
- the rpsT gene encoding 30S ribosomal protein S20 yields MPNIKSAIKRTKTIEKRRAHRASQKSDLRTSIKSFEKAVAASDVALAKSTLLVAVKKLDKAASKGLIHKNAANRQKSRLMKKLNVLSAPVA; encoded by the coding sequence ATGCCAAACATTAAATCCGCGATTAAACGCACCAAAACAATCGAAAAGCGTCGCGCACACCGTGCTTCTCAAAAGTCTGATCTGCGCACTTCCATCAAGAGCTTTGAGAAAGCTGTCGCTGCTTCCGATGTAGCATTGGCGAAATCTACTCTTCTGGTGGCTGTGAAAAAGCTGGACAAGGCCGCTTCGAAAGGTCTCATTCATAAAAACGCAGCAAACCGTCAAAAGTCTCGTTTGATGAAAAAGCTTAACGTTCTGAGCGCTCCTGTAGCGTAA
- a CDS encoding YqxA family protein encodes MNVTMKLTGLLIILLVGVVLGLQTAERGISKVSGVPEGQAQTFSIKKVDQGQVEIAVMGKQVQTANPKEMVNYVSRIGLTLGGSIKSGAQSFVDWVGSFFEP; translated from the coding sequence ATGAACGTGACGATGAAGCTGACTGGACTGTTAATCATCTTGCTGGTCGGGGTAGTTTTGGGATTGCAAACGGCTGAGCGTGGAATATCCAAGGTGAGTGGAGTGCCTGAGGGGCAGGCGCAAACCTTTTCCATCAAAAAAGTGGACCAAGGGCAAGTAGAGATCGCGGTAATGGGCAAGCAGGTTCAGACTGCCAACCCGAAGGAAATGGTCAACTACGTCAGTCGGATCGGTTTGACTTTGGGGGGAAGCATTAAAAGTGGGGCGCAGAGTTTTGTCGATTGGGTAGGGAGTTTTTTTGAACCGTGA
- the gpr gene encoding GPR endopeptidase yields MAHNIDLSGYSIRTDLALEAHELAQQQNQSSIEGIWLQADDSEPNVKVTRLHVETEEAGKEIGKLPGHYLTIEVPKLRDNDTSIEEQVAKRFSVEFAMFLKQLGITEDKKALVVGLGNWNVTPDALGPMVVENLLITRHLYTLAPETVGEGYREVSALSPGVLGITGIETSEIIFGVVEKSKPDFVICIDALASRALHRVNTTIQISDTGIHPGSGVGNKRKAIDQATLGVPVIAIGVPTVVFASTIVNDAITYLLGHFGQSMVESKRAFNKLALSTLPERKEPYTEEDLPDLESRKTFMGLVGSLPEEEKRQLIHEVLRPLGQDLVVTPKEVDDFIEGVANVIATGLNRALHSAVNEENSGSYTH; encoded by the coding sequence ATGGCACATAACATTGATTTGTCGGGTTATTCCATTCGAACGGATCTTGCCTTGGAGGCCCACGAGCTTGCCCAGCAGCAAAACCAGAGCAGTATTGAGGGCATTTGGCTGCAAGCTGACGACAGCGAGCCCAATGTGAAAGTAACGAGATTGCATGTGGAAACAGAGGAAGCGGGGAAGGAAATCGGCAAGCTCCCGGGGCATTACCTGACGATTGAAGTACCTAAGCTGCGGGATAATGATACATCGATCGAGGAGCAGGTGGCCAAGCGATTCTCCGTCGAATTTGCGATGTTTCTCAAGCAGCTGGGAATCACCGAGGACAAAAAGGCTCTGGTCGTTGGTCTCGGCAACTGGAATGTCACCCCGGATGCGCTGGGACCGATGGTTGTGGAAAATTTGCTGATTACACGTCATCTGTACACACTGGCGCCTGAAACCGTCGGAGAAGGGTATCGGGAAGTCAGTGCGCTATCACCGGGTGTTCTAGGGATTACAGGCATAGAAACGAGTGAGATCATATTTGGTGTCGTGGAAAAAAGCAAACCCGATTTTGTCATCTGTATCGATGCTCTTGCGTCCCGCGCTCTTCACCGGGTCAACACGACGATTCAAATATCGGATACAGGGATTCATCCCGGATCAGGGGTTGGCAACAAGCGCAAAGCGATTGATCAGGCGACACTTGGTGTGCCTGTGATTGCGATAGGAGTGCCTACGGTCGTTTTTGCCTCCACGATTGTAAACGATGCGATTACGTACTTGCTGGGGCATTTTGGACAATCGATGGTGGAGAGCAAGCGGGCGTTTAACAAACTGGCATTGAGTACGTTGCCAGAGCGTAAGGAACCGTATACGGAAGAGGATTTGCCTGACCTGGAATCCCGCAAGACATTTATGGGATTGGTAGGTTCACTGCCGGAAGAAGAGAAACGGCAATTGATTCATGAAGTCCTCCGACCGCTGGGACAGGATCTCGTCGTCACTCCAAAAGAAGTGGACGATTTTATTGAAGGTGTGGCGAATGTGATTGCAACAGGTCTGAATCGCGCCTTGCACAGTGCGGTGAATGAAGAAAATAGCGGCTCGTATACCCACTAA